TGTTCACCCTTTAATATCTCTCTTGCAATTTCACACATTTTGTAAAGTTCTTCCACAGGGATAACATCCTTGTGTGCTGCAATCTGAAACACAGAATCAGCAGAGGTATAAACTATTGGATAACCTGTCTTTATATGCTCTCCCCCGAGTTTCTTTATTATTTCCGTCCCAGAGGCAGGTTTGTTCCATAGCACCTTTCTACCAATTCTCTTCTCAAATTCCTTTATTATCTCCTCTGGGAAACCATCTGGATAAACAGGGAAAGGTTTTTCAAGTGGTACCCCCATTAGCTCCCAATGACCTGTAGTTGAATCTTTACCAGGTGATACTTCTTCTAAAATTCCATAGGAACCCAGTGTTTTTTCATCTTTCTTGTAGAGAATATTCATAAGCCCAAGTCTCTCAAGATTGGGAAATTTAAAACCAGATTCCTCAACAACATGAAGTAGAGTATTTGCTCCCTTATCTCCATACTTCTCTGCATCAGGAGCATTTCCTGCTCCCACTCCATCAAGAATTATTACTATGACTCTTTTTATTTCCATTTTCCTTCCTCCATAAAGGATGAGAGGAGAGATAAACTTCTCTCAACCTCTCCTTTGTAAGATGAGTATAAATTTGTGTTGTTGATATGTCAACATGACCCAAAAGTTCCTGAACACTTCTTAAATCTGCTCCTCTCTCAAGTAGATGTGTTGCAAAGGAGTGCCTTAACATGTGTGGATGAACCTTTTTCCTTATTCTTGCTTTCTTTGCATATTTGTTAAGAATTGCGTTGATAAATTGTCTGAGTATCCTTTCGCCTTTTCTACTGACAAAGAGATATTCTGATGTAATACCCTTTTTTTCTCTCTCTTTAAGATATTTCTTTAAAACATCCTTTGCCCTTTCTCCAAAAGGAACTATTCTTTCTTTACTACCCTTACCAAAACACTTTAAAAATCCATTTTTCATATCAATGTCTTTAACCTTAAGGCCTGTAAGCTCAGATACCCTTAACCCACAGCTGTACAGTAACTCCACTATTGCTCTGTCCCGTTTTCCTCTAAAAGAGTTTTCTGGTATTGCATTAAGTATTTTTTCTATCTCCTCTAAAGATAAAACTTCAGGAAGTCTTTTATCTTTTTTTGGAAGGGAGATGTCAACTGTGGGATCTTTTTCAATCTTCCCTTCTCTCAATAGAAAGGCATAGAATGACCTTACACTGGAGATTTTCCTTCTAAGGGTTGTGGGTTTAAGTCTCCTTTTTGAGAGTTTCATTAAAAATTCAAAGATGTCCCTCTTTGTTACCTCAAGAGGATCCCTGCCATTAAGAAACTCTTTGAAACTTCTTAAATCATTCTTATATGCAGATATTGTGTTTTTTGAGTATTCTCTCTCTACCTCAAGAAAGTAAAAGAAATTTTCAAAGGGATCCATAGTTTGCCTTAAGATAGGAGAGTGCAAAAGCTGTTTTAAGATCCTTTATTTCTCCTCTTTCAAGCATCTCAAAGGCTTCTTTCAGCGGAACTTCAATAACTTTATCTATCTCACCAGGGTGCATAAATTCCCTTGTCTTAAATTTTATATCTCTTGCAAGAAATATATGTATTACCTCATTTGTAAAACCAGGAGAAGAAATAAAAGAACCAATCTTTTTGAGATTTCCCTCAAAACCTGTTTCTTCCAAAAGCTCCCTTCTTGCACACTCCTCTGGATCTTCCCCTTTCTTTAACTTACCTGCAGGTATTTCAATAAGCTCCTCTTCAATGGGAGACCTAAACTGCTTCACAAGAATAACACTTTCACCTTTAACAGGTATTATACCTACGGCACCTGGGTGAAACACCAACTCTCTCTCACTCTCTCTTTCTTCGTTTACAACCACTTTTCTTAAAACAACCTTAAGGAGTCTTCCATTAAAGACAACCTTTTCTGAAATTTTCCTTTCCATTTTTTACTCTTTAAAGTACTCTACTATAATCTCCTCTACCATCTTTTCTGAATTTATAAGATCCTCTACAAGAATTGTTTCATTTGGAGTGTGAACATTTGTCATACCTGTTCCAAGAACAGCACACTTTATTCCCTTTGTGTAGAATATGTTGGCATCAGATCCTCCCATGGATGGCTCAAGTGTAAATTCAAGTGAAAGTTTCTTTGATACCCTCTTTATAATTTCTATTAATCTATCATTCTCGTCTAATTTATACCCATTGTATTCTCTGTTTAGTTTATACTCTATCCTTCCTTCACCAGACTCTACCTCTTTAATGAATGTGTCTATCATTTCATCTGTTATCTTTATAAGTTTCTCTTCTTCTCTACTTCTTGCCTCACCCCATATCTCAGTGTAATCAGGTATTACATTTGTTGCAGATCCTCCTTTTATAAAGCCTATATTTGCAGTAGTTTCAAAGTCAATTTTCCCTAAATTCAATTTACTTATAGCTTTAGAGGCAAGTTGAATTGCATTTATTCCCTTTTCTGGCTCAACTCCTGCATGAGCTGACCTTCCATATACAAA
This genomic stretch from Caldisericia bacterium harbors:
- the xerD gene encoding site-specific tyrosine recombinase XerD; this translates as MDPFENFFYFLEVEREYSKNTISAYKNDLRSFKEFLNGRDPLEVTKRDIFEFLMKLSKRRLKPTTLRRKISSVRSFYAFLLREGKIEKDPTVDISLPKKDKRLPEVLSLEEIEKILNAIPENSFRGKRDRAIVELLYSCGLRVSELTGLKVKDIDMKNGFLKCFGKGSKERIVPFGERAKDVLKKYLKEREKKGITSEYLFVSRKGERILRQFINAILNKYAKKARIRKKVHPHMLRHSFATHLLERGADLRSVQELLGHVDISTTQIYTHLTKERLREVYLSSHPLWRKENGNKKSHSNNS
- a CDS encoding NUDIX hydrolase, with the protein product MERKISEKVVFNGRLLKVVLRKVVVNEERESERELVFHPGAVGIIPVKGESVILVKQFRSPIEEELIEIPAGKLKKGEDPEECARRELLEETGFEGNLKKIGSFISSPGFTNEVIHIFLARDIKFKTREFMHPGEIDKVIEVPLKEAFEMLERGEIKDLKTAFALSYLKANYGSL
- a CDS encoding M20/M25/M40 family metallo-hydrolase; protein product: MEEVVEKFVELAKIPSPSGREERVREKILELYSELGKWEIDKIGNMYLSIGEGEKALFLNAHIDTVPVEKDEIKVIIEDGVIKTDGTTILGADDKSGVVAILEAVKRKKGSFTGRIDIVLTAGEEVGLNGAKSIEIERIKAKEGYVLDSHGRPGYVISSSPFHNTLKFFVYGRSAHAGVEPEKGINAIQLASKAISKLNLGKIDFETTANIGFIKGGSATNVIPDYTEIWGEARSREEEKLIKITDEMIDTFIKEVESGEGRIEYKLNREYNGYKLDENDRLIEIIKRVSKKLSLEFTLEPSMGGSDANIFYTKGIKCAVLGTGMTNVHTPNETILVEDLINSEKMVEEIIVEYFKE